TAACCACAAGCCGGGCGAGATTGTGCAACCATTATCTGTACCTAAAGTTAGTCAGTCCGCTGCTATCTCAGGTCCTAGTTCTGTAGCAACTTCTCCTGTAAATTCAGCTCCGCTTTTCCCTGCGGCCATTTCGGCGACAATGCATTTAGAACAGTATCAACGAGGAAACAGCATTACTTCCGAAACACCATCGAATGCATCTAGCAGTCGAGCTTCATCGTCGCACCGGACTGTCCGCGATGAAAGCAGTAGAAAATCCTCACACAAGTCTCATAAAAGCAAAAAACACAAACGATCCCGCCATAGTCGTAGTGACGACGAGGAAGATTACTATGATGATGATCATGACGATCGTTACTCGCAGCATTCGCGGCGATCGCATAGTTCCGAACGTAGTACTTATTCGCGTCGGCGCAGATCTTATTCGCGAGACTCCCGAGACGATGACCGAGATCGCAAATATTCATACAGATCGAAGGATAGGTCTCGATCACGATCACGTGATCGATATCGATCCTCCAGACGCACGAGATCTCGATCACGATCATCGTCGAAACGGAGATATTAAACATGGTATCACCAATAAGGCATGATTGCTGTAGTTGCCGTTTGtaacaaaaacatacttttgcaTACCCAAATTGATTATAATCTGGCTTTGTTCATTACCTTGTGTCGAATCAATTTAACACCATTTGGATCATCGAGTTGATTTATTTAGTAAATCAAATGAACGATAATCGCAAAATGAAGTCTTCAGGTCTTCGTTATATAGCTACAAATATTGATTCATTTATTAGACATATTCGGACATAATATCGAATTAATGGAGCATGTCAAGTGAACTATTAACAATTTTGAAGATAGAGAGAAATATGTTTCGTAGTACAAGTAAAGGAGATGAGAAACAGTTGATACTAAAATAACACCCTTGCTCCGATTGGTGTAGTAATCTTGTGCAAAATAAGTGTTTCAATGCGATTCATCTATCAAATACGGAAAGTGATGCatgtatatatatttataaggtTCCGTGCGAAGATGTCAATtccatttgaaagaaaaaaaatatttctcagtTCCGAAAAATGCATAGCTCCTGATCCAACACTATAAGATCTTACCAACATTGATGAAGGCTTTATACTAGCAGTGAAAGTTTTCTTGTAGCACGCCTCGCTAGGCCAGCGCGACAGCGAAAATTGTGCACAAAATTTTTAGGTATAAACTGTTTGGAGGATTGACTACATCGAGTCTAGCCTGAAGTGTTCCCTATGTTTTCAATATCGAGCAAATTGAATGAATACAGTTTTCATCAAATTAGTAAGCTGTTAGTGTATTTtcaaactatagaactataaaaAGAACTCCAGTTTGGTCTGAGATGCAGTAGAACCAACCAACTATTAAAACCAATAAtttttcgagtgaaaacaagaatggcttgtggTAAGTTTAAGAGGTAAAAGgtttttaacacatggatcgaTAAGTccagagactaacaatggaaagaacattttttttgcaaaattttttttattcatcaacataatcaccttttagagtgatacaatggttccaacgtttttccaatttttcaataccatgttcattaaaaaaattatctttcgcttcaaaataagcttcagtttcagcgatgacctcctcatttgagccaaatctttttccttggagcatttttttaagatcagcaaagagccagtagtcactaggggctaaatctggcgagtatgggggtggggaagcagaccaaagcccaattcgttcaatttcgccattgttttcattgttttgttcattgctgtttttgttccatcgaaagcaatcgcgacacccacttggaaaaaacctttttcatgctcaatttttcatgaaggatagtaaatacacttccatatgatatttgtgtcatctcagcaatctcacggagcttcactttacgatctttcataataatttttgtcacttcactcacattttccgatgtaacgacttccacaggtctacccaagcgttccgcgtcatttgtgtcggtacgaccacgtcaAAActaggcgaaccaccgacaaatcgttgcttttgatggacatgagtccggataatatttttcaatccattgtttcgcttgcacggtgtttttacccattaaaaaacaatgttttatcaaaacacgaaactcggtttttttccattttttaactacaaaacgactttactccaaccttgataactcagctgtttctggtcggatcgacttaaaattttgacccgtttcaagcaaaggttagtactctagaaagacgtggttactggtttactacgagcgccatctctgctttagtctcgggacttattgatccatgtgttacttccTAATTTAtgttaggtgcacataaccaatttcatctgatttaacgtttcgtcttagactcatcagtgcgtagcagtttatgctgaactgctacctccgacctgacggttcaacataaaccgctaggcagacgcaaagttaatgctatttgcaaaacacttctttaaTATTACACCCAAGTGTAATATCAGAActgacgtcccgaacgaaagGAGTTTCGGCTtgctaacttttggttgaaatctgacaattgaacggttattttgtgtcgagtagttaaatttaactaaagtagttaaatttcaactaaagatctATTATTGGAATTTTCattacacaatttttttcagtgtcggaaaataacaatCGATCtgccaaaaataaccatgctctcgagcaggctTATTTTTGACAATCTCAaggaaaagggtgacaacgatctaatccaataacaaaaaaatgGCTCAATCGGCCAAGTAAGGCTTGTACGCAAATGTACACTTCAGTGCAAACATTTTTAGCAATCTGGTGCTAGAGATGAATGCGTGCACATTGTTTAGAACTGTGGTGTATATCTGTAATCGGGGGAAGAAATTCAACTTGCTCTTCGCCACATAGTGGAGATGGACATCTCCGGTCTCAGTCAGTTGAAACTTTTAGCAAAATAATTGAACGTCTGGTATTTACTATTCGGAATATATAAAAAACAAATGAAGCGTATTAATGACGGCTATACCCACAGTTTTATTGAATCAAAAATCCGTCCGATGATCGGTGAAAAAGGCAATAACATTTAACATTTCATTTCCCAATCGGTTTAAACCATTTTGGCATTTTCACATCATTGGAATTAGCTTGTACGGATGAAGGCCTAAAATTTGCGTTGGGCAGGCGACTGCTAGTGGCTACCAGTTCATTTTCGTTTTTATGTTGATTGTCATCCGGCTCCGACGAGACTGAGGAATAGCTGACTGTTTCCATCAGCTTTCCTTCATCATCCAAACTACCACGAGAGCGAGCTGCTACGAGTGATGCTCCGGTTGCGTTTGATAGTACGTCGTAAAGATGTTGTTTCAGGAACTTGCTAGATGTGTACTCCTTCTCACAGCCAAAATGAAGCAAAATTTGTGGTACGCACTTCGCCTCTACAAGTGTGCTTTCTGACGAGAGAATTTCCTTTGGAGGTGTTGTATCTTCAATATTTATACTACATATAACAAAACAGTTTGTGAAACGTGTGTAATTATACTTACATAGATGAAAATCAATGGTTGAATCTTGTAGATTTTCTCGCACAAAATTTATCACGTCCGATACAGACTCATGAGGTTTGAATATGCCTTGCAATACATACCGATCGGGGAATTGCACTCGGATTATAGTGATTCTATAACGTGACAAATGATTCAGTACACGCTTGCTATCCTCGAGCTGCCGTAGTTCAGAAGTCATTAAGGGAGCTTCTTCTAAATCTTTGACTTGTTTTCTCAAATCGGCGTACATTTTGCGGACGTCagaaacagttatttcatagaaTGAATCTGGATGGTCGAATGTGCTACGTTCGGCTGTTTCTAGATGAAATAGCAAGGCTTCCCTATCTCCTATTATATTGATTATGGATTCAGGCCTCGGTTCGGGAATTTGTGGATTATCAATTTTGGAATCCGCAGAAAgatgtttttgttttgatgaTCCTGCTATAGGACTGCTAGAGCTTGGTTTTGATTTCTTAGCTTCGGTAGGCGACTTGGATTTTTCTATCGGTACCGAATCTATCTCTATTTTCTCTTTTAATTCCTTCACTGTAGAAACTTCCTGCTGTGTCTTTTTGACATAAGGTTCGTCAGACTCTTCTGGTTTTTCTTTGTGAGGCAAAGGAGTCGAAACATTGGCTTGTGTTTTCAGTTCTTCTGGTTTTCGTTGAAGCAATCTAATAATGGCTCGTCCACCGGTCAATCCTAAACTTTTCAATGTTGTTTTTTCCATTGAATCCCAGAGCACTTCCTTGCGCATATAGATCATCACGGGGTTGGATTGAGCGTTCGCCTTGTCTTCACATGTACTCTTTAAAACGAACAGTAATGTAGCAGAAGGTTTGAAGGTTCCTTCGAGTCGACTTCCGTCTTCCAGTTGAATAACCAACGTTACATCGGATTCAGTTCTGGCCTTAATAGCCGGCACCATTTCCAAAAGGGCATTATTAGGTAAGCCAGAAAATCGGAACATTGCCGAAAGGTCCAAAATTTTGTTGTGATGCTTCAAGTCATGTTCATCTGCATTAAAATTATGCTTTTTACACACCTGCTCTAAGATCTGGCAAGAAAACGAATGTTATTCTTTGGTTACCGGCTTGTCACAAAATACAACATACGTCTAGGATGGTAAGGTTCGGTTCGACTTTTACTTGTTGACGACGCCCATTGATAGTAAGCACGGTTACCGTTTTTGAGGCCATATTTCCATGGATATTTCACGAAAATACTCGTTTTGCTTTGAAATAAGTAGTCGTTTAAAACTTTGAAACTGTATGACTTGACAGATTCTGGGAACTTTGACAGCCATCGTTCGACTGACAGTTCTATACTgtcagttcaatttaaaaaaaggaatgatttgaagacaaacactagaaaaggtcctaagttcaaatgacagtttctctttgttttgtttgttttcgataCTTACGGCCCTATCggcaaaatttgtttctatcacTTTACCAAGAATAATGACTGCAatcatcaactttcgatctgcaCTTACGAAAAAATGCAGTAAGTCGCTGTAATAATTGAAGAGAATGTAAATAAAgagaaattcattatttttacgtttcgtctttgactcatcagtgcagagcagttcaaattgaactgcttagtgctaaactcggcaaatcaatttgaaccgataagcagacgtaaagtttctgctacttacagaacactttttgttttgcaacgaagtgcaatgtcttttctgacgtgccgaacgaaaacgtgttttcgactatttctggccgatgcaggtatggtcatttaggggttagccaaattttgtgctagggcacataaccggccagaaatagtcgaaaacacgttttcgttcggcacgtcagaaaagacattgcacttcgttgcaaaacaaaaagtgttctgtaagtagcagaaactttacgtctgcttagcggttcaaattgaactgccgagtatagcactaagcagttcaatttgaactgctctgcactgatgagtcaaagacaaaacgtaaaaataatgaaaacggttatgtgccctagcacaaaatttggctaacccctaaatgaccatacctgcatcggccagaaatagtcgaaaacacgttttcgttcggcacgtcagaaaagacattgcacttcgttgcaaaacaaaaagtgttctgtaagtagcagaaactttacgtctgcttagcggttcaaattgaactgccgagtttagcactaagcagttcaatttgaactgctctgcactgatgagtcaaagacgaaacgtaaaaataatgaaaacggttatgtgccctagcacaaaatttggctaacccctaaatgaccatacctgcatcggccagaaatagtcgaaaacacgttttcgttcgtcacgtcagaaaagacattgcacttcgttgcaaaacaaaaagtgttctgtaagtagcagaaactttacgtctgcttagcggttcaaattgaactgccgagtttagcactaagcagttcaatttgaactgctctgcactgatgagccaaagacgaaacgtaaaaataatgaaaacggttatgtgccctagcacaaaatttggctaacccctaaatgaccatacctgcatcggccagaaatagtcgaaaacacgttttcgttcggcacgtcagaaaagacattgcacttcgttgcaaaacaaaaagtgttctgtaagtagcagaaattttacgtctgcttagcggttcaaattgaactgccgagtttagcactaagcagttcaatttgaactgctctgcactgatgagtcaaagacgaaacgtaaaaataatgaatacggttatgtgccctagcacaaaatttggccaacccctaaatgaaagagaaattgttatttgcacttgggaccttttctaattctaatattttgtttaattCCACactcaaaaataatattttgtttaattCCACACTCAAAAAACACAGCAaaatgagtagtgaaaatcataaggcaaatcttatgatgcatcaaaaatcacaatttctaaatatttttatgaaaaatatacGTATACCTCTATTACAATATTCATCTCTTTTATTAAtgttatagttttcatacgaactaCTCATGAATTTCACAGTATAATGGAGAAGAtatgtttgtcatagaaattttGCACAATGTTCCtgaaaatttcatatgaatttcTTAAGGCTTTTTATTGGTTTTATGATTCGCATACGATATTTTTGTGGTTGAAAACCATACGATAcctatgaaattccatatattttttgcctgagtatAGAATTTTGAGTCATGTTTTATTTTCCGGTGTTTACTTTCATCGATCCCGGCGCCATACTTAATTCCATGAGAAAATTACAAACACAACCAAATTTGCTCTATCTCGCCATCagtgaaattttcacatcgcacgcttagaaaaagttactcagagtttgagtactagtcactcattttcaaatgatacatggaaacgtcaaaaatttagtagttatcatcaatgatattgagtaactcctactctaaatttgagtttaacgcaataactcgtttttttgttactattcgctagctcagtctaaaagttgtaataaccatttgtagcaacaggttgtatattttgttagtgagatcgcgtatttcgagggtgagtcgctcaacgcaaacggtgttgtgtctgcaaaaaccggaatgataaactccgtgttgtgctttagaatggatccaaatatgctcaaatgtcatttatgaggaataagtgtatgattggtggctgagcataactgacatgtatgttaatttgcgattgacacactactccaagcaaccaccacttgatatagtattgagttcaattacttaatattttaatacgatacactcagaaaagaagcaatttttttgcaaatttggtatatgtgaaaaaaaatttcactcaaaatttgagtgatagttactctatttttggcacatgcacaaataaagtattactcagtaaatgaatagattttacccaaatatcgtttccagtgtaagaactcaaatttgagtaacttcggagttactctaaattagagttgttccactttttctatagatgagtgagaacttactcatttttgagtaactatttttaagcgtgcgtGTCCTATTTTGACAGCACTGGCATATAGTTTTGTTTTGTACTCAGTTAGGTGTTGCGTTGCGAAGTGGGAAGAGATTTGGAATAGTTGAAAAGTTTGTGCATTGTTTCGTTGAATATTGTGTTCAAATAGTATTGCACATCTGCGGAACATTGTCGTAGGTACTTCGACATAATTCTGGTTGCGATTATTTCTTACTATACGATCAATAAGCAAATGTAATGTGGGCGTAGTGATTTTTAAGTAACTAGATTTTAGAATAATTACTCAGAAGAAAACGTAGTTCCTTTGAAACAATAACAATTGATCAAAACATCATACTCCGAAACTAAAACAATTGAAACTCGTCGAGAATATGGCTACGGTCAATTTAAATGGACAGTGTCATGATGGAGGTGGCGGATTGGCTTCATCCTCAAAGTCTGGGTACGGTTCCGCTGCAACCTCCTCTTTTTCGCAGTATCCGATTCAGGGTAAAAAGGACCAATGGATTAAGTTAAATGTTGGTGGTACTTGCTTTCTTACGACGAAGACGACACTGTCACGGGACCCGAACTCGTTCCTGTCACGGTTGATCCAGGAGGATAGTGATTTGATTTCTGATCGGGTGAGTGTTCATTCGGGGTGTGATAATGCATCAAATATCGAGCTCTTTTTTTTGGTTTACAGGATGAATCAGGTGCCTATTTAATTGACCGAGATCCACGTTACTTTGCCCCAGTGTTGAATTATTTGCGCCATGGCAAATTAGTTTTGGACGATGGTCTATCGGAAGAAGGCGTTTTGGAGGAAGCTGAATTTTACAATGTTACACATTTGATTGGATTACTAAAGGATAGTATTGCAAGAAGAGAACAAGTAAGATTGTTATGATCCCGTCCTGACATACATTCTCACCAAATATAATTGTTGCACTTTCAGAGACCTACTGCtgataaaaaacgtgtttatcgTGTGCTGCAATGTCAAGAAAACGAATTAACACAGGTGAGCTTAAAATGGATGAATTTGAAGTAACGAGTCTAAttcttttttatattatatGTAAAAGATGGTTTCAACAATGTCCGACGGTTGGCGTTTTGAACAACTTATCAATATAGGTACATCGTATAATTATGGTGCCGAAGAAAACGCCGAATTTCTGTGCGTTGTGTCGAAGGAATGCGCCAACACGTTACTTGGTCGGGAGAACGAGTCCAACGATCGCGCCAAGGTGCTACAACAAAAAGGTTCCCGTATGTAAGAGAGATATGATGCTGATCGTGTTCAGATGCAGCGCAGGGAAAAGTTAAACTAAAAGGTAAACACTACTTATTAAATACAAATATTGGTAGCAGATCAAAACAGCAGAAGAGTTTCATAGTATAAGCCCATTAGAACACCGTGTTACATATCGTTTGGTTCACACTAGCCCTCACGTTGTCATTCACAATGATATTCCATTATGGAACAGAGAGTAAAATGTTGGGTGAAATGTGATTATTGTGTGGTAAGGTTCCAAACTACACATTGTTTACGAATTCATTACCCTATCGATCGCAGTGTAGTTCAGCTTTTCCCAGTGTCCGATGCATCTTTAAGTATATCGAATAGTTCCGGTTATAGTACTGCTTTTTATCTGCATGATCCGATTAAATCACgcatacaattttgaaacacatacatacacacaattGAACGAATCGTTTTCCCACCGAGCAAACATGAACGAACAACAGAGCTCATGACAAAATCGAAAAACTAGTGTACTCGGTTGCTCCTCAATAATTGATAGCGAAACGTTTAAAAAGTCACTGCATCCGTTTGAAGCCGTGAAAGACCTAGAAACAGCTTGGTAATTGTTTGCTGTTAATGTGTTAACTCCTCTTTTCCACCAGGAATGTGATCGTACGTAAATGTTCAGTCAGTTTGTCAAAATGGTAATCGTTTCGAGTGAATTCAGCAGAATGATTATATATTGCAAAATTATGTATTCGGTATTCGCGTTCCGTATTTTCTTTACTATATATTTATGTCGTGTATCCTTTGGGTTGAAAATATGATTATAATACTTATTATTCCTTTTTTTGAAGTGCGTATGAATTGCAAATCGTTGCATAGCAATTCTAAAATTTATTCGTTTATAATTATGATTAAACTGACCGAAACGACAAGATAaatgcaaaataaataaaatagttaTAGTACTACACAGACGAGTAATAATGAGAAGATCATGTTAGTGAGGAATTAAATGTTGTAAACCACGAAAAAGCGTTTTGAAAGAGAAGAATAATTTAAATACACAAGTTTCTAGTGTTTCTCTCGCATAGAAcattaaaaagaaaatatgaaaaaaagttCGTTCTTTAAGAGTTATTCTTTTTAATTTGTTCTCTTGGGTTAAATTGCTGAGATTACTTACAGAAggtattttttcaattattggTGATTCATTGATCAAAACGGGACAGTCAATTCTATCGTTGAAGATATCTGCTATTATCAGAGCGTGTGATAATTCCCttcgtagggtaacagaggtattttggcccactttaggattgattttattttggcccactttgaataaatatccaccaaatgttttaatatctttgaaaaatccttccgcaattggtaatttaatgtgtttaccttcaaatttatgtaacatgagttacttcacatcaattaaatccgatatttatttatttatttattttatttatttatttcgtcaagcaaatgtagactacatataaattgtttacaatgttcacttacatactacgcattatttctacgacaaagctgagatttgatttgattttttgacatagtaaggtaaagatgttcgcagtattgattgtaatggcgcattattcgattgactggacagtattttgcataatttgttctagtgtttctttctaaaaataatttcctggttcgtaattgacgtctaggtgtataaaaatttagttgcgataataaagaaggtgattgaatgcgttgagaaataatgtcgctgataaaataaagcattgcaaggtcgcggcgttctttaagtgtttgtatattgatgagcatgcagcgtgcttcatatgatggtagaggaaatgttgtccagtttaatttacgaagtgcatataaaagaaattgtttttgaatagattcgatgcgttcttcgtgaataatattatatggattccatactaggctgcaatattccaaaataggtctgacatatgtagtgtataataattttattgtgtatgggtcctgaaagttatgactgaagcgtttaataaagcccagcatgctatttgctttattgattatggtattgtagtgttccacaaaagtgagcttggagtctaagattacgcctaaatctcttacaattttacatttttctacaagctgatttcctagatgtatgtttgtgggtatagtttcatttttcctactgaaagttattgagttacatttttttacattgagttggagtagacttttgcagcaccaaatgtggaatagattgatttcgttctggaatattacagcgtcgttgatatttttaatttccatgaagagtttcatgtcgtctgcatatataagcactttcagatttttgagtatgaaggaaatgtcgtttatatgtaaaatgaaaaggagaggccctaagtgagaaccctgaggtacgccagatgttacattaattggttcagacagaatgttttggaagcggactacctgtacacgattcgttaagtatgatttgagccattccagaagagtatgttttatgccatatttttgtagtttgtgtagaagtaaaggtatgtcgaaggctttgctaaagtcagtgtaaagagtttctacgtagttgccggcgtccattgcattcagagtgaatgtcataaattctaaaagatttgttgtagttgagcggcctttaaaaaagccatgttgtttgtttgttattacatttttaagttgatgaaaaagtttttcgtttacaattttttcaaataattttggaatgcatgagataatggctattccacggtagttccgaatgttagattttgcaccagatttaaatattggtacaagaaaggaagatttccatgctttaggaaaagtacatttattaagtgataagttaaaaattagttgtagtggtagtgtaagttcttcagcaagattttttaaaaatattggtggtatactgtcaggtccaggcccttttgaggcgtctaagtttttcagtgctgtcgaaatgtcatgttctgatagatagtttacagagatggagctagaaaatgcaggtatgaaagagaagtattcacggtcacggtcagtttctgaataagatgtatatacttcctggaaaaaatttgcaaattgattgcagatttctgtactatttttccctacatgttcgtcgaggtgcatttgagatggaaaattgttgctttttagtttattttttgtgtagttaaaaaagttcttagggcaagtctttatttcgttttcaattttgcggttgtattcttcgtgtgctgtgttaatggctattttgagttgattgcatagatttaagtaattttgaagatgagcgtcacttttttcttgtttgtaagttttgtgtgctttttgtttcctatttttcaaatgttttagttgtgaattgaaccatacgggtaatttgctgttatgattttttcttcttcttttcatgggcaaagtttcggataatattttgtttataatgtgatagaatttgtttacttccaagtcgacatttccttctgtgctcagtatgttccgccagtttattatacttagtctacacttgacttcttcaaagtcaattttattgtattccggcacttcctcatattccaagtcgtagggaagggatgcattgtgtgtaaataatgaatattcgattgcggtgtgaaatgcttcatttttccataatggcaggtttgatgcgttcacacaaaagtcttctgtgcaatttgtgaaaagaaggtctaaatatgcattttgttgattttttacggagtttacttgatgtaggccaaaattagaaattttgtcgaaaaagtagtgcaatgtttcgttttctccaacgactgggagtaagattgattcattttcaatgtcagaaatgaagtccgcattacgttgattgaagtcgccaaaaatatgtagcttcacttcgggttccatattcgaaataattgtgtctaaagattgaaagaataattcaaaagagaatttgttcgcattttcgggtgggaagtagacagagcagtaaatatgttcttctcccaatattgagactttggcccatacatgctcaaattctttatatttaggagtaataatttcttcagaagtaaagcaagagtttatggctatgaggactccgcctccagattttttctgacagagagataaatttcggtcgtgccggaatacgttaaaattatttccaaatacttcttcgcttctaacactttcatcccagctgctttcagttccaaggattacgtcgaaagaggaggttattaaattttgat
This genomic window from Malaya genurostris strain Urasoe2022 chromosome 1, Malgen_1.1, whole genome shotgun sequence contains:
- the LOC131425371 gene encoding BTB/POZ domain-containing protein KCTD5, producing MATVNLNGQCHDGGGGLASSSKSGYGSAATSSFSQYPIQGKKDQWIKLNVGGTCFLTTKTTLSRDPNSFLSRLIQEDSDLISDRDESGAYLIDRDPRYFAPVLNYLRHGKLVLDDGLSEEGVLEEAEFYNVTHLIGLLKDSIARREQRPTADKKRVYRVLQCQENELTQMVSTMSDGWRFEQLINIGTSYNYGAEENAEFLCVVSKECANTLLGRENESNDRAKVLQQKGSRM
- the LOC131425370 gene encoding tether containing UBX domain for GLUT4, producing MASKTVTVLTINGRRQQVKVEPNLTILDILEQVCKKHNFNADEHDLKHHNKILDLSAMFRFSGLPNNALLEMVPAIKARTESDVTLVIQLEDGSRLEGTFKPSATLLFVLKSTCEDKANAQSNPVMIYMRKEVLWDSMEKTTLKSLGLTGGRAIIRLLQRKPEELKTQANVSTPLPHKEKPEESDEPYVKKTQQEVSTVKELKEKIEIDSVPIEKSKSPTEAKKSKPSSSSPIAGSSKQKHLSADSKIDNPQIPEPRPESIINIIGDREALLFHLETAERSTFDHPDSFYEITVSDVRKMYADLRKQVKDLEEAPLMTSELRQLEDSKRVLNHLSRYRITIIRVQFPDRYVLQGIFKPHESVSDVINFVRENLQDSTIDFHLYTTPPKEILSSESTLVEAKCVPQILLHFGCEKEYTSSKFLKQHLYDVLSNATGASLVAARSRGSLDDEGKLMETVSYSSVSSEPDDNQHKNENELVATSSRLPNANFRPSSVQANSNDVKMPKWFKPIGK